The Linepithema humile isolate Giens D197 chromosome 2, Lhum_UNIL_v1.0, whole genome shotgun sequence genome has a segment encoding these proteins:
- the RpLP1 gene encoding large ribosomal subunit protein P1 has protein sequence MTTEAELACVYSALILVDDDIAVTGEKIQTVLKAANVNVESYWPGLFAKALEGVNVKELITNIGSGVGAAPAGAGAPAAAAPASAEAAPVKEEKKKEEPEEESDDDMGFGLFD, from the exons ATGACGACCGAAGCCGAGCTCGCGTGCGTTTATTCCGCACTAATTCTCGTCGATGACGATATCGCCGTAACT GGTGAGAAGATACAGACAGTTCTGAAGGCAGCAAATGTAAACGTTGAATCTTACTGGCCTGGACTCTTTGCCAAAGCTTTGGAAGGTGTAAATGTTAAAGAATTGATTACCAATATCGGATCTGGTGTTGGAGCTGCACCCGCAGGAGCAGGTG cTCCAGCTGCTGCAGCACCTGCCAGTGCCGAAGCTGCTCCAGTTAaagaggagaagaagaaggaggaaCCAGAGGAAGAATCAGACGATGACATGGGATTCG GTCTATTCGACTAA
- the PICK1 gene encoding PRKCA-binding protein isoform X3 gives MTGLDLLDIGEDDIFFEEDKILTNASISTTNSDIFHYSSGSTLDKAFFVATTAVPSASIKLHQLAMMEDRMGMTITSGNVVIQKDASNLIGISIGGGAPLCLCLYIVQIFDNTPVALDGTLQAGDELVAVNGTSVKGKTKVEVAKMIQSCVSHVSINYNKLHADPNQGRTLDIALKKIKHRLVEGMGSTTADALGLSRAILCNDALVQRLMALKRTENFYRGLVAHSKATLHAFFDLTQMYKVFGDAFAAIGVREPQPRASEAFRQFGEQHRQMEKFGVTMLKALKPILSDLGTYLNKAIPDTRLTISKYADAKFEYLSYCLKVKELDDEEQSCAALQEPLYRVETGNYEYRLILRCRQEARVKFAKLRSDVLVKLELLDNKHVQDVVWQLQKFAAGLAKYYASTRDLLSEVTLFPVEVDLSHSAFQYKSLGPQTLTDSSEDIDEYEPKEKQESINEELLIDTSNFSSEPIDNM, from the exons ATGACAGGCTTAGACTTGCTAGATATTGGGGAGGATGATATCTTCTTTGAAGAGGATAAAAT TTTAACAAACGCTTCAATTTCAACCACAAACAgtgatatatttcattattcaagTGGGTCAACTTTGGATAAAGCTTTTTTTGTTGCTACAACCGCCGTACCATCGGCTAGCATCAAATTACACCAATTGGCTATGATGGAAGATCGCAT gGGTATGACCATTACATCTGGGAACGTTGTGATACAGAAGGATGCCAGTAATCTTATTGGTATAAGCATTGGCGGAGGTGCGCCGCTTTGCTTGTGTCTTTACATCGTACAGATTTTCGACAATACACCCGTCGCATTAGATGGCACTCTTCAAGCAGGTGATGAACTTGTGGCGGTGAATGGAACATCGGTGAAGGGCAAAACTAAAGTAGAGGTTGCAAAGATGATACAATCTTGCGTTTCGCATGTCAGTATCAATTACAATAAGTTACATGCCGATCCGAACCAAGGCCGCACACTCGACATTGCTCTCAAAAAG ATAAAACATAGATTAGTCGAAGGAATGGGTAGCACCACTGCTGATGCACTTGGATTATCACGAGCCATTCTTTGCAACGATGCCCTAGTCCAAAGATTGATGGCATTGAAACGTACAGAAAATTTCTACAGAGGTCTCGTTGCGCACTCTAAAGCTACTTTACACGCTTTCTTTGATCTGACACAAATGTATAAAG TATTCGGTGATGCCTTTGCTGCTATTGGAGTACGAGAACCACAGCCGCGCGCCAGTGAAGCTTTTAGACAATTCGGAGAGCAACATAGACAAATGGAAAAGTTTGGGGTGACCATGTTGAAGGCCTTGAAACCGATACTTAGCGACTTAGGGACGTATCTTAACAAGGCCATACCAGATACAAGATTGACGATCAGCAAGTATGCTGATGCAAAATTCGAGTATTTATCTTACTGTTTGAAAGTGAAGGAACTGGACGACGAAGAGCAGAGTTGCGCCGCTCTACAAGAGCCCCTTTATCGCGTGGAAACGGGCAACTATGAATATCGTCTGATATTAAGATGTCGACAAGAAGCTCGTGTAAAGTTCGCGAAACTTCGCTCAGATGTTTTGGTAAAACTTGAATTACTGGATAACAAGCATGTTCAAGATGTTGTGTGGCAGTTGCAGAAGTTTGCAGCAGGCTTAGCAAAGTATTACGCCAGCACTCGAGATCTATTGTCGGAAGTGACGCTATTCCCTGTCGAAGTCGATCTGTCGCATTCTGCGTTTCAGTATAAATCCCTCGGGCCGCAAACGTTAACGGATTCAAGTGAAGACATCGATGAATACGAACCGAAAGAGAAACAGGAGAGCATAAACGAAGAACTTCTCATTGATACATCAAATTTTTCATCGGAACCAATCGATAATATGTAg
- the PICK1 gene encoding PRKCA-binding protein isoform X1, with translation MTGLDLLDIGEDDIFFEEDKILTNASISTTNSDIFHYSSGSTLDKAFFVATTAVPSASIKLHQLAMMEDRIPDIELVTQDQCTQQLSKQMGMTITSGNVVIQKDASNLIGISIGGGAPLCLCLYIVQIFDNTPVALDGTLQAGDELVAVNGTSVKGKTKVEVAKMIQSCVSHVSINYNKLHADPNQGRTLDIALKKIKHRLVEGMGSTTADALGLSRAILCNDALVQRLMALKRTENFYRGLVAHSKATLHAFFDLTQMYKVFGDAFAAIGVREPQPRASEAFRQFGEQHRQMEKFGVTMLKALKPILSDLGTYLNKAIPDTRLTISKYADAKFEYLSYCLKVKELDDEEQSCAALQEPLYRVETGNYEYRLILRCRQEARVKFAKLRSDVLVKLELLDNKHVQDVVWQLQKFAAGLAKYYASTRDLLSEVTLFPVEVDLSHSAFQYKSLGPQTLTDSSEDIDEYEPKEKQESINEELLIDTSNFSSEPIDNM, from the exons ATGACAGGCTTAGACTTGCTAGATATTGGGGAGGATGATATCTTCTTTGAAGAGGATAAAAT TTTAACAAACGCTTCAATTTCAACCACAAACAgtgatatatttcattattcaagTGGGTCAACTTTGGATAAAGCTTTTTTTGTTGCTACAACCGCCGTACCATCGGCTAGCATCAAATTACACCAATTGGCTATGATGGAAGATCGCAT ACCAGATATAGAACTGGTCACACAAGATCAATGTACACAGCAACTCTCAAAGCAAAT gGGTATGACCATTACATCTGGGAACGTTGTGATACAGAAGGATGCCAGTAATCTTATTGGTATAAGCATTGGCGGAGGTGCGCCGCTTTGCTTGTGTCTTTACATCGTACAGATTTTCGACAATACACCCGTCGCATTAGATGGCACTCTTCAAGCAGGTGATGAACTTGTGGCGGTGAATGGAACATCGGTGAAGGGCAAAACTAAAGTAGAGGTTGCAAAGATGATACAATCTTGCGTTTCGCATGTCAGTATCAATTACAATAAGTTACATGCCGATCCGAACCAAGGCCGCACACTCGACATTGCTCTCAAAAAG ATAAAACATAGATTAGTCGAAGGAATGGGTAGCACCACTGCTGATGCACTTGGATTATCACGAGCCATTCTTTGCAACGATGCCCTAGTCCAAAGATTGATGGCATTGAAACGTACAGAAAATTTCTACAGAGGTCTCGTTGCGCACTCTAAAGCTACTTTACACGCTTTCTTTGATCTGACACAAATGTATAAAG TATTCGGTGATGCCTTTGCTGCTATTGGAGTACGAGAACCACAGCCGCGCGCCAGTGAAGCTTTTAGACAATTCGGAGAGCAACATAGACAAATGGAAAAGTTTGGGGTGACCATGTTGAAGGCCTTGAAACCGATACTTAGCGACTTAGGGACGTATCTTAACAAGGCCATACCAGATACAAGATTGACGATCAGCAAGTATGCTGATGCAAAATTCGAGTATTTATCTTACTGTTTGAAAGTGAAGGAACTGGACGACGAAGAGCAGAGTTGCGCCGCTCTACAAGAGCCCCTTTATCGCGTGGAAACGGGCAACTATGAATATCGTCTGATATTAAGATGTCGACAAGAAGCTCGTGTAAAGTTCGCGAAACTTCGCTCAGATGTTTTGGTAAAACTTGAATTACTGGATAACAAGCATGTTCAAGATGTTGTGTGGCAGTTGCAGAAGTTTGCAGCAGGCTTAGCAAAGTATTACGCCAGCACTCGAGATCTATTGTCGGAAGTGACGCTATTCCCTGTCGAAGTCGATCTGTCGCATTCTGCGTTTCAGTATAAATCCCTCGGGCCGCAAACGTTAACGGATTCAAGTGAAGACATCGATGAATACGAACCGAAAGAGAAACAGGAGAGCATAAACGAAGAACTTCTCATTGATACATCAAATTTTTCATCGGAACCAATCGATAATATGTAg
- the PICK1 gene encoding PRKCA-binding protein isoform X2, producing the protein MTGLDLLDIGEDDIFFEEDKIGSTLDKAFFVATTAVPSASIKLHQLAMMEDRIPDIELVTQDQCTQQLSKQMGMTITSGNVVIQKDASNLIGISIGGGAPLCLCLYIVQIFDNTPVALDGTLQAGDELVAVNGTSVKGKTKVEVAKMIQSCVSHVSINYNKLHADPNQGRTLDIALKKIKHRLVEGMGSTTADALGLSRAILCNDALVQRLMALKRTENFYRGLVAHSKATLHAFFDLTQMYKVFGDAFAAIGVREPQPRASEAFRQFGEQHRQMEKFGVTMLKALKPILSDLGTYLNKAIPDTRLTISKYADAKFEYLSYCLKVKELDDEEQSCAALQEPLYRVETGNYEYRLILRCRQEARVKFAKLRSDVLVKLELLDNKHVQDVVWQLQKFAAGLAKYYASTRDLLSEVTLFPVEVDLSHSAFQYKSLGPQTLTDSSEDIDEYEPKEKQESINEELLIDTSNFSSEPIDNM; encoded by the exons ATGACAGGCTTAGACTTGCTAGATATTGGGGAGGATGATATCTTCTTTGAAGAGGATAAAAT TGGGTCAACTTTGGATAAAGCTTTTTTTGTTGCTACAACCGCCGTACCATCGGCTAGCATCAAATTACACCAATTGGCTATGATGGAAGATCGCAT ACCAGATATAGAACTGGTCACACAAGATCAATGTACACAGCAACTCTCAAAGCAAAT gGGTATGACCATTACATCTGGGAACGTTGTGATACAGAAGGATGCCAGTAATCTTATTGGTATAAGCATTGGCGGAGGTGCGCCGCTTTGCTTGTGTCTTTACATCGTACAGATTTTCGACAATACACCCGTCGCATTAGATGGCACTCTTCAAGCAGGTGATGAACTTGTGGCGGTGAATGGAACATCGGTGAAGGGCAAAACTAAAGTAGAGGTTGCAAAGATGATACAATCTTGCGTTTCGCATGTCAGTATCAATTACAATAAGTTACATGCCGATCCGAACCAAGGCCGCACACTCGACATTGCTCTCAAAAAG ATAAAACATAGATTAGTCGAAGGAATGGGTAGCACCACTGCTGATGCACTTGGATTATCACGAGCCATTCTTTGCAACGATGCCCTAGTCCAAAGATTGATGGCATTGAAACGTACAGAAAATTTCTACAGAGGTCTCGTTGCGCACTCTAAAGCTACTTTACACGCTTTCTTTGATCTGACACAAATGTATAAAG TATTCGGTGATGCCTTTGCTGCTATTGGAGTACGAGAACCACAGCCGCGCGCCAGTGAAGCTTTTAGACAATTCGGAGAGCAACATAGACAAATGGAAAAGTTTGGGGTGACCATGTTGAAGGCCTTGAAACCGATACTTAGCGACTTAGGGACGTATCTTAACAAGGCCATACCAGATACAAGATTGACGATCAGCAAGTATGCTGATGCAAAATTCGAGTATTTATCTTACTGTTTGAAAGTGAAGGAACTGGACGACGAAGAGCAGAGTTGCGCCGCTCTACAAGAGCCCCTTTATCGCGTGGAAACGGGCAACTATGAATATCGTCTGATATTAAGATGTCGACAAGAAGCTCGTGTAAAGTTCGCGAAACTTCGCTCAGATGTTTTGGTAAAACTTGAATTACTGGATAACAAGCATGTTCAAGATGTTGTGTGGCAGTTGCAGAAGTTTGCAGCAGGCTTAGCAAAGTATTACGCCAGCACTCGAGATCTATTGTCGGAAGTGACGCTATTCCCTGTCGAAGTCGATCTGTCGCATTCTGCGTTTCAGTATAAATCCCTCGGGCCGCAAACGTTAACGGATTCAAGTGAAGACATCGATGAATACGAACCGAAAGAGAAACAGGAGAGCATAAACGAAGAACTTCTCATTGATACATCAAATTTTTCATCGGAACCAATCGATAATATGTAg
- the PICK1 gene encoding PRKCA-binding protein isoform X4, translating to MTGLDLLDIGEDDIFFEEDKMGMTITSGNVVIQKDASNLIGISIGGGAPLCLCLYIVQIFDNTPVALDGTLQAGDELVAVNGTSVKGKTKVEVAKMIQSCVSHVSINYNKLHADPNQGRTLDIALKKIKHRLVEGMGSTTADALGLSRAILCNDALVQRLMALKRTENFYRGLVAHSKATLHAFFDLTQMYKVFGDAFAAIGVREPQPRASEAFRQFGEQHRQMEKFGVTMLKALKPILSDLGTYLNKAIPDTRLTISKYADAKFEYLSYCLKVKELDDEEQSCAALQEPLYRVETGNYEYRLILRCRQEARVKFAKLRSDVLVKLELLDNKHVQDVVWQLQKFAAGLAKYYASTRDLLSEVTLFPVEVDLSHSAFQYKSLGPQTLTDSSEDIDEYEPKEKQESINEELLIDTSNFSSEPIDNM from the exons ATGACAGGCTTAGACTTGCTAGATATTGGGGAGGATGATATCTTCTTTGAAGAGGATAAAAT gGGTATGACCATTACATCTGGGAACGTTGTGATACAGAAGGATGCCAGTAATCTTATTGGTATAAGCATTGGCGGAGGTGCGCCGCTTTGCTTGTGTCTTTACATCGTACAGATTTTCGACAATACACCCGTCGCATTAGATGGCACTCTTCAAGCAGGTGATGAACTTGTGGCGGTGAATGGAACATCGGTGAAGGGCAAAACTAAAGTAGAGGTTGCAAAGATGATACAATCTTGCGTTTCGCATGTCAGTATCAATTACAATAAGTTACATGCCGATCCGAACCAAGGCCGCACACTCGACATTGCTCTCAAAAAG ATAAAACATAGATTAGTCGAAGGAATGGGTAGCACCACTGCTGATGCACTTGGATTATCACGAGCCATTCTTTGCAACGATGCCCTAGTCCAAAGATTGATGGCATTGAAACGTACAGAAAATTTCTACAGAGGTCTCGTTGCGCACTCTAAAGCTACTTTACACGCTTTCTTTGATCTGACACAAATGTATAAAG TATTCGGTGATGCCTTTGCTGCTATTGGAGTACGAGAACCACAGCCGCGCGCCAGTGAAGCTTTTAGACAATTCGGAGAGCAACATAGACAAATGGAAAAGTTTGGGGTGACCATGTTGAAGGCCTTGAAACCGATACTTAGCGACTTAGGGACGTATCTTAACAAGGCCATACCAGATACAAGATTGACGATCAGCAAGTATGCTGATGCAAAATTCGAGTATTTATCTTACTGTTTGAAAGTGAAGGAACTGGACGACGAAGAGCAGAGTTGCGCCGCTCTACAAGAGCCCCTTTATCGCGTGGAAACGGGCAACTATGAATATCGTCTGATATTAAGATGTCGACAAGAAGCTCGTGTAAAGTTCGCGAAACTTCGCTCAGATGTTTTGGTAAAACTTGAATTACTGGATAACAAGCATGTTCAAGATGTTGTGTGGCAGTTGCAGAAGTTTGCAGCAGGCTTAGCAAAGTATTACGCCAGCACTCGAGATCTATTGTCGGAAGTGACGCTATTCCCTGTCGAAGTCGATCTGTCGCATTCTGCGTTTCAGTATAAATCCCTCGGGCCGCAAACGTTAACGGATTCAAGTGAAGACATCGATGAATACGAACCGAAAGAGAAACAGGAGAGCATAAACGAAGAACTTCTCATTGATACATCAAATTTTTCATCGGAACCAATCGATAATATGTAg